Sequence from the Nitrosospira multiformis genome:
AACCCCAACGCTGCGTCAGCAAATGATATCGGTGGTATGGTGGCTCCCAGCTATGCAACGGGTAGCCGCGCTACCTACACGGTTGGTGTTCGTCACAACTTTTAATTGAATCAAATCAGTTGAAATGGGGCGCTTCGGCGCCCCATTTTTTTGGCCGGATTTGTGATGAAATATGCTGTGCGGGAACTTCCGGACCAAGGCACAAACAAGACTCGTGCATTAACCCTAAAGTGGCTGTGTGTTTAGTTTATGAGCCATACGTGCTAATATACTGATGCAATAAAATGTCGCCAGGAAGTAACAAAAAAGAGAGATGACATAGGCCGCCAGCGCAGTGTAAAAGATTTTATGAATTTTAGAATAATAAGAAAAGTGATTTCTGTGCGGCTATCAGTCAGTTTATTGAAGTTTTTTGGAGGATTTACTGATGGGAGTTCCTTTACGTCAACAGATAGCTGTCGGTAGCTATCTACTCAAGCAAAAGCTGAAAGGAGTAAAAAAATATCCTTTGGTCCTGATGTTGGAGCCTTTGTTCCGCTGTAACCTGGCCTGTGCGGGTTGCGGCAAGATTGATTATCCGGAAGATGTTCTTGACCAGCGCCTTTCATTTGAGCAATGCATGCAGGCTGTTGATGAATGTGGCGCACCGATGGTATCGATTCCCGGTGGCGAACCACTGATACACAAGGAGATGCCACAAATTATCGCGGGTATCATTGCCCGGAAGAAGTATGTGTATCTCTGCACGAATGCGCTTTTGTTGAAAAAAAGGATTGATGACTATACGCCGTCACCTTTTCTGACTTTCTCCATCCATCTGGATGGCATGAAAGAGAGACATGATGCCTCGGTTTGTCAGGACGGCGTTTTTGATCGTGCGGTTGAGGCAATCAAATTGTGCGTGGCAAAAGGATTTAGAGTTACCGTGAACTGTACCCTGTTTCAGGGTGAAACCCCGGAGGACGTTGCCGAATTCCTGGATTATGCCATGGAGCTAGGCATTGAGGGCGCAACGATTGCACCGGGGTTCAGCTATGAACGTGCGCCGAAACAGGATATCTTTATTAAGGGACAAGATACCAAGAAACTATTTCGGGGTATTTTTGAAATCGGCAAGAAGCGCGACTGGAAATTGAATCATTCCAAGCTTTATCTTGATTTTCTGGCCGGCAATCAGGATTACGAGTGCACCCCATGGGGTAATCCGACGCGTAACATATTCGGCTGGCAGAAACCCTGCTATTTATTACCGGATGAGGGATATGCGGCCAGTTTCCAGGAGTTGCTGGATGATACTCCCTGGGAGAAATACGGGAACAGCAGCAATCCCAAATGTGCGCAATGCATGGCTCACTGCGGTTACGAAGCGACGGCCGTTGAAGATACATTGCAGCATCCGCTGAAGGCATTGCTCGCCTCGCTCAAAGGTCCGAGAACGACCGGTCCAATGGTGGCCGAGCCTACACCTAAATGGGTAACCGAAGAACTGAAAGCTCGCAAAACAATTGGCGGAATTCCT
This genomic interval carries:
- the hpnH gene encoding adenosyl-hopene transferase HpnH — its product is MGVPLRQQIAVGSYLLKQKLKGVKKYPLVLMLEPLFRCNLACAGCGKIDYPEDVLDQRLSFEQCMQAVDECGAPMVSIPGGEPLIHKEMPQIIAGIIARKKYVYLCTNALLLKKRIDDYTPSPFLTFSIHLDGMKERHDASVCQDGVFDRAVEAIKLCVAKGFRVTVNCTLFQGETPEDVAEFLDYAMELGIEGATIAPGFSYERAPKQDIFIKGQDTKKLFRGIFEIGKKRDWKLNHSKLYLDFLAGNQDYECTPWGNPTRNIFGWQKPCYLLPDEGYAASFQELLDDTPWEKYGNSSNPKCAQCMAHCGYEATAVEDTLQHPLKALLASLKGPRTTGPMVAEPTPKWVTEELKARKTIGGIPVRVER